A DNA window from Amycolatopsis sp. DSM 110486 contains the following coding sequences:
- a CDS encoding STAS domain-containing protein — translation MNTPFSPVSIPAELTITTTDHEGTRVLTPVGDLDAATAHVFAEALADAARLGGPVVADLSRVEFLGCAGIRALFAAHDRAVSFTVVCDGVHGVRRCLDVTGASDTLAVHTTLTEALAAAVAS, via the coding sequence ATGAACACCCCGTTTTCCCCGGTCTCGATACCGGCGGAGCTCACCATCACGACCACCGACCACGAGGGCACCCGCGTGCTCACCCCGGTGGGCGACCTCGACGCCGCCACCGCCCACGTTTTCGCCGAAGCACTCGCGGACGCCGCGCGGCTCGGCGGGCCCGTGGTGGCGGATCTCTCCCGCGTCGAGTTCCTCGGCTGCGCCGGAATCCGCGCGTTGTTCGCCGCGCACGATCGGGCTGTTTCGTTCACCGTGGTGTGTGACGGCGTGCACGGCGTGCGCCGCTGCCTCGACGTGACCGGCGCGTCCGACACGCTGGCCGTGCACACGACGCTCACCGAAGCGCTGGCGGCCGCGGTCGCGTCCTGA
- a CDS encoding aldo/keto reductase, producing MTAHTTNVPDLELNNGVRIPQFGFGVFQIPEDDTADAVRTALEAGYRHIDTAQMYRNEAGVGEGIEKSGVPREEVFVTTKLANDAQGHDNAINALEGSLRRLGLEYVDLYLIHWPLPHQDKYVRTWEGFEELLRAGKARSIGVSNFQVEHLEELARQTGTVPAVNQIELHPALQQTEMRAYHRAHGIATEAWSPLAQAAVLSDPVLTGLADKHGKTAAQVVLRWHLQLGNIVFPKSATPSRIRENIDVFDFELADEDLEAIGKLDADHRTGPHPDTFRG from the coding sequence ATGACTGCTCACACAACGAACGTCCCGGACCTCGAGCTGAACAACGGCGTGCGCATCCCGCAGTTCGGGTTCGGCGTGTTCCAGATCCCGGAGGACGACACCGCCGACGCCGTGCGGACCGCGCTCGAGGCGGGCTACCGCCACATCGACACCGCGCAGATGTACCGCAACGAAGCCGGTGTAGGCGAGGGCATCGAGAAGTCGGGTGTGCCTCGTGAGGAAGTCTTCGTCACCACGAAGCTCGCCAACGACGCCCAAGGCCACGACAATGCGATCAACGCGCTCGAAGGCAGCCTGCGCCGGCTCGGCCTCGAATACGTGGACCTGTACCTGATCCACTGGCCGTTGCCGCACCAGGACAAGTACGTGCGCACCTGGGAAGGCTTCGAAGAGCTGCTGCGCGCCGGGAAGGCGCGCTCGATCGGCGTGTCGAACTTCCAGGTGGAGCACCTCGAAGAGCTCGCCCGCCAGACCGGCACGGTGCCGGCGGTGAACCAGATCGAACTGCACCCCGCGTTGCAGCAGACCGAAATGCGCGCCTACCACCGCGCGCACGGCATCGCGACGGAGGCGTGGAGCCCCCTCGCGCAGGCGGCCGTGCTGTCCGACCCGGTGCTGACCGGGCTGGCGGACAAGCACGGCAAGACCGCGGCCCAGGTGGTGCTGCGCTGGCACCTGCAGCTGGGCAACATCGTGTTCCCGAAGTCGGCCACGCCCTCGCGCATCCGCGAGAACATCGACGTGTTCGATTTCGAACTCGCCGACGAGGACCTGGAAGCGATCGGCAAGCTCGACGCCGACCACCGCACGGGCCCGCACCCCGACACGTTCCGCGGCTGA